A stretch of Kyrpidia spormannii DNA encodes these proteins:
- the larB gene encoding nickel pincer cofactor biosynthesis protein LarB, protein MREPRGFREVLEAVQRGEWTVEEGFRALGRLSAEDLGYARLDHHRALRKGFPEVVYCEGKTPEQAAEILERLARQGGNVLGTRAEPRVAELLRMRVPECEYDPLARTVVIRQEPRRKIGDVLVVCAGTSDLPVAREAMVTAELMGARVELLADVGVAGLHRLLTHLDRLYRARVIVVVAGMEGALVSVVAGLVDKPVIGVPTSVGYGAQWQGLTPLMGMLASCAPGVAVVNIDNGFGAGYMAALINGLGESA, encoded by the coding sequence ATGAGGGAGCCCAGGGGGTTTCGGGAGGTTCTGGAAGCCGTCCAGCGGGGGGAGTGGACGGTGGAGGAGGGTTTTCGGGCCCTGGGTCGCCTGTCGGCGGAAGATCTCGGGTATGCCCGGCTGGATCACCACCGGGCCCTGCGCAAGGGCTTCCCGGAAGTGGTGTACTGTGAGGGAAAAACGCCGGAGCAGGCGGCGGAAATCCTGGAGCGCCTGGCCCGTCAGGGAGGAAACGTCCTTGGCACCCGGGCCGAGCCCCGGGTGGCGGAGCTGCTCCGGATGAGGGTGCCGGAGTGTGAATATGACCCTTTGGCCCGCACGGTGGTGATTCGTCAAGAGCCCAGGCGCAAGATTGGGGATGTGTTGGTGGTCTGCGCCGGAACCTCGGATCTCCCCGTGGCCCGGGAGGCGATGGTGACAGCGGAGTTGATGGGGGCCCGCGTCGAACTGCTGGCGGATGTGGGGGTGGCCGGGCTTCACCGGCTTTTGACCCACCTGGATCGCTTGTACCGGGCCCGGGTGATCGTGGTGGTGGCCGGGATGGAGGGGGCCTTGGTGAGTGTGGTGGCGGGCCTTGTGGACAAACCGGTCATCGGGGTGCCCACCAGTGTGGGCTACGGCGCCCAGTGGCAGGGACTGACGCCCTTGATGGGGATGTTGGCGAGTTGCGCCCCGGGAGTGGCGGTGGTGAACATCGACAACGGATTTGGCGCCGGATACATGGCCGCTCTGATCAACGGGTTGGGGGAATCGGCGTGA